A single genomic interval of Zingiber officinale cultivar Zhangliang chromosome 4A, Zo_v1.1, whole genome shotgun sequence harbors:
- the LOC121972306 gene encoding protein FAR-RED IMPAIRED RESPONSE 1-like: MLDSQTKRKLELNDQAGITLSKSFQSFVVEAGGYENLSFDERKCRNYVAESRRLRLGNGDAEALNNYFCRMQSRNSNFFYVIDVDEDSRIRNIFWADARSRAACDSFSDVIAFDTTYLTNSYDMSFAPFVGVNHHGESILLGCGLISKEDSETFIWLFKSWLTCMRGRAPRAIITDQCKAMEITIVEVFPDSHHRLCLWHIMKKLSAKFGSHANYKLIKRNLKNIVYNSMTSEECDSNWKKLIKEFNLEKNDWLNSLYEIRHKWMPVYVKDKLWAGMSTSQRSESMNAFFDDYVHSKTTLKQFIEQYDNTLKNKIEKEDNSDFVSFNSIIPVISGNPIEKQFQSVYTNKIFKLFQDELREERQRYNNLQPLLQEVGQLGSKNDESCFVLTGILKEAKKRIMDINIGDSLDGYQDSNKIYEESRNESKQFHSPLKVRSRGRPPMKRKQSKIEQIVKKTKTKSQKKGSTVTGFLSNMNSPSMIDDESTAKDVSKKAYYNMIAINNQSLQDPERKVVY, translated from the exons ATGTTAGATTCCCAAACTAAGAGAAAATTAGAGTTGAATGATCAAGCGGGAATAACTTTGAGTAAGAGTTTTCAATCATTTGTTGTTGAAGCTGGTGGTTATGAAAACTTATCatttgatgagagaaagtgtagAAATTATGTGGCTGAATCACGGAGATTAAGGCTTGGGAATGGTGATGCAGAAGCCTTGAATAATTACTTTTGTCGTATGCAAAGTAGAAATTCAAATTTCTTTTATGTGATTGACGTAGATGAAGATTCTCGCATAAGAAATATATTTTGGGCTGATGCAAGATCTAGGGCTGCATGTGATTCTTTTTCTGATGTCATTGCATTTGATACTACATATCTTACCAATAGTTATGATATGTCATTTGCTCCGTTTGTTGGAGTAAATCATCATGGTGAATCCATATTACTTGGTTGTGGTTTGATATCTAAAGAAGATTCTGAAACTTTCATTTGGTTATTTAAATCATGGTTGACATGCATGAGAGGACGAGCTCCACGAGCTATTATTACAGATCAATGCAAAGCCATGGAAATTACAATTGTTGAGGTATTTCCGGACTCTCATCATCGTTTATGTCTTTGGCATATTATGAAAAAACTTTCAGCGAAGTTTGGTAGTCATGCCAACTATAAGTTGATAAAGAGAAACTTGAAGAATATTGTTTACAATTCTATGACATCTGAAGAATGTGATAGCAACTGGAAAAAATTGATCAAAGAATTtaacttggagaaaaatgattggttgaaTTCTTTATATGAAATTCGTCATAAGTGGATGCCTGTATATGTGAAAGATAAACTTTGGGCAGGGATGTCGACAAGTCAAAGAAGCGAAAGTATGAATGCATTTTTTGATGATTATGTTCATTCAAAAACAACTTTGAAGCAGTTTATTGAACAATATGACAATACTTTGAAAAACAAGATTGAAAAGGAAGATAATTCTGATTTTGTGTCTTTCAATTCAATCATTCCGGTTATCAGtggcaatccaattgaaaaacagTTTCAAAGTGTTTACACTAACAAAATATTCAAGTTGTTTCAAGATGAATTGCGAG AGGAACGACAAAGATATAATAATCTTCAACCATTGTTACAAGAAGTGGGGCAGCTTGGGTCAAAAAATGATGAGAGCTGCTTTGTTTTAACAGGGATATTGAAAGAAGCCAAAAAAAGGATTATGGATATAAATATTGGTGATTCATTGGATGGTTATCAGGACAGCAATAAAATATATGAAGAATCAAGAAATGAGAGCAAACAGTTTCACAGTCCTCTAAAAGTAAGGTCTCGTGGACGTCCACCGATGAAACGAAAACAATCCAAAATTGAGCAAATTGTGAAAAAGACGAAGACAAAGTCTCAAAAAAAG GGTTCTACAGTTACTGGATTCTTATCAAATATGAATTCTCCAAgtatgatcgatgatgagtcCA CTGCCAAAGATGTTTCAAAGAAAGCCTACTACAATATGATTGCGATCAATAATCAGTCTTTGCAAGATCCTGAAAGAAAG GTTGTGTACTAA
- the LOC121969735 gene encoding LRR receptor-like serine/threonine-protein kinase ER2 yields the protein MALIPYQLHAPFFFFFFFSLLFLLFVVQGNVDELRALMELKSSLDPESLRLSSWAADGEPCRGEFEGVVCDAAGKVANISLQGKGLSGSISPAVARLRSLTGLYLHFNNISGAIPREIANLTALSDLYLNVNNLSGGIPEELGIMVALQVLQLSNNKLTGSIPPQLGLLKSLNLLALQSNSLNGAIPATLGDLIELTWLDLSSNHLFGSVPVKISQLPQLTFLDVQNNLLSGNVPSELKRLGSSFKYGNNTGLCGSGFTDLRVCTSADLSPSRPEPFSAGLTPQDLPQSVNISSDCNTTHCSSSSNSSNLAIIIATTIAVFGVVVCALMAFFWLQNYQKQKLSSGLLRGSNGVVSTDPTAKSSYQTASPLISLEYSNRWDPMTDERSSIGSSQEAPQIYRFNLEEIECATQYFSEVNLLSKKSSFAATYKGILRDGTEVAVKRINKTSCKSEEAEFLMGLKALTLLRHENLVGLRGFCYSRARGECFLIYDFVANGSLSEYLDVKCDEIHKVLDWSVRVCIIKGIAKGMEYLHSDKPSKPSLLHQNMSSTKVLIDRHFKPLLSSSALHKLLADDVIFSSLKTSAAMGYLAPEYTMVGRFSEKSDVYAFGVIVFQLLTGKTRISHLRPEMESGKLEDLIDENLQGNYSKPEAAKLAGMALLCTSEVPNQRPTMEAILQELDGSRSRN from the exons ATGGCTTTGATTCCGTATCAACTCCAtgcccctttcttcttcttcttcttcttctcgctcctctttctcctctttGTAGTACAAGGGAATGTCGACGAGCTGCGTGCTCTCATGGAGTTGAAGTCTTCCTTGGACCCGGAGAGCCTGCGGCTCTCCTCGTGGGCGGCCGACGGTGAGCCTTGCCGGGGGGAGTTCGAGGGCGTGGTCTGCGACGCAGCCGGGAAGGTGGCCAACATCTCTCTCCAAGGGAAGGGGCTCTCCGGCTCCATCTCTCCGGCAGTGGCGCGGCTGCGCAGCCTCACTGGGCTTTACCTCCACTTCAACAACATCTCCGGCGCTATCCCCCGCGAGATTGCGAATCTGACGGCGTTGAGCGACCTTTACCTCAACGTCAATAACCTCTCCGGCGGCATACCCGAGGAGCTTGGAATAATGGTTGCCCTCCAAG TTCTCCAGCTTTCAAATAACAAGTTGACTGGGAGCATACCTCCTCAGCTGGGACTTCTCAAGAGTCTCAACCTGCTTGCTCTGCAATCTAATTCTCTTAATGGGGCCATCCCTGCAACACTGGGAGATTTAATTGAGTTGACATGGTTGGATTTAAGCTCCAATCACCTTTTTGGTTCAGTCCCTGTTAAAATCTCCCAGCTTCCTCAGTTGACATTTTTAGATGTTCAAAACAACTTGCTCTCCGGCAATGTACCTTCAG AATTAAAGAGATTGGGGTCAAGCTTCAAGTATGGCAATAACACTGGTCTATGTGGAAGTGGATTCACTGATCTTAGGGTTTGCACTTCTGCTGATCTCAGCCCAAGCAGACCCGAACCATTCAGTGCCGGTTTGACACCTCAAGATCTTCCACAATCTGTTAACATCTCTTCAGATTGCAACACAACTCACTGTTCCAGCTCTTCAAACTCCTCAAACCTGGCCATCATTATCGCGACCACTATAGCTGTATTTGGAGTTGTTGTGTGTGCCCTGATGGCCTTCTTTTGGCTCCAAAACTATCAGAAACAAAAGCTTAGTAGTGGTTTGCTTAGGGGTTCAAATGGCGTCGTTAGCACTGATCCAACTGCTAAGTCCTCATATCAAACTGCTTCTCCACTCATTAGCCTTGAGTACTCCAACCGCTGGGATCCAATGACCGATGAGAGGAGCAGTATCGGGTCATCTCAAGAGGCTCCTCAGATCTATAGGTTTAACTTGGAGGAGATAGAATGTGCTACTCAGTACTTTTCGGAGGTGAATTTACTTAGCAAGAAAAGCAGCTTTGCGGCAACATACAAGGGGATACTACGCGATGGAACGGAGGTTGCAGTGAAGAGGATCAACAAAACTAGTTGCAAGTCAGAGGAAGCTGAGTTTCTCATGGGTTTGAAGGCATTGACATTGCTAAGGCACGAGAACCTAGTTGGATTAAGGGGCTTCTGTTATTCAAGAGCAAGAGGAGAGTGTTTCCTCATTTATGATTTTGTTGCAAATGGGAGCTTGTCGGAATATCTAGATGTCAAATGCGATGAGATTCACAAGGTTCTTGATTGGTCTGTAAGAGTTTGTATCATCAAAGGCATTGCTAAAG GTATGGAATATCTCCACAGTGACAAACCTAGCAAGCCCTCCTTGCTCCATCAAAACATGTCATCGACAAAAGTCCTCATTGACCGCCATTTCAAacccctactctccagttctGCCCTGCACAAACTATTAGCAGACGATGTCATTTTCTCCTCTCTCAAAACAAGTGCTGCCATGGGCTACCTAGCCCCCGAGTACACCATGGTTGGTCGGTTCTCTGAGAAGAGTGATGTGTATGCGTTTGGAGTTATTGTGTTCCAACTCCTCACAGGAAAGACAAGAATCAGTCACTTGAGACCTGAAATGGAATCTGGTAAACTCGAAGATCTCATTGATGAGAACCTGCAGGGGAATTACTCAAAGCCTGAGGCAGCCAAATTAGCAGGCATGGCGTTGTTGTGCACAAGTGAAGTGCCAAACCAAAGACCAACAATGGAGGCAATTCTTCAGGAACTGGATGGAAGCAGAAGTAGGAACTGA